A genomic window from Flavobacterium johnsoniae includes:
- a CDS encoding beta-porphyranase D, with protein MSIKRIMILLAFANLHWVQSQTITSGPPEPPLGKRWVLNPELSDEFNGTQIDTTKWFDYHPQWKGRVPGLFLASQVSVKDGFLQIKGEKMKKDTLIKNANGEEKFTIAGGAVVSKKTVLFGYYESRIKAAATTMSATFWFSTNGKTKSLKECDKYSLEWDIHESIGRNGPFEGSYFANGMHSNSHYWYTDCNGEVHDYRAPQVVFQNAELSSENFNVYGGWWRDEQTASYYYNNGEPKHQKFYSEINKKPFDRPMHMRLVSETYPFPWIELPNDAELADPTKNTVYYDWVRAYKLVEANMPIPSSNNEPVIPLFNEQILFHVAIINLVSKTILKIPIQYKAIEDREILLKLSDPEGKLIKETKFIAYTGYANLEYDMRIDKKLEPKSGYSLLAIIRPLNTKDPVDIDSSTLIINLKSK; from the coding sequence ATGTCTATAAAAAGAATAATGATACTATTGGCGTTTGCTAATTTACATTGGGTTCAATCTCAAACGATAACATCTGGTCCTCCAGAACCGCCCTTGGGGAAAAGATGGGTTCTAAATCCCGAGCTTTCAGATGAGTTTAACGGAACGCAAATTGATACAACCAAATGGTTTGATTACCATCCGCAATGGAAAGGCAGAGTTCCTGGCTTGTTTCTGGCTTCTCAGGTTTCCGTAAAAGATGGTTTTTTACAAATTAAAGGGGAAAAAATGAAAAAAGACACCCTTATCAAAAACGCCAACGGGGAAGAAAAATTTACTATCGCAGGCGGAGCGGTTGTCTCCAAAAAAACAGTGTTATTTGGGTACTATGAATCCCGAATTAAGGCTGCGGCTACCACTATGTCGGCTACTTTTTGGTTTTCTACCAATGGAAAAACGAAAAGTCTAAAAGAGTGTGACAAATACAGTTTAGAATGGGATATTCATGAATCTATTGGCAGAAATGGACCTTTTGAAGGCAGTTATTTTGCCAATGGAATGCATTCTAACTCTCATTATTGGTACACAGACTGCAATGGAGAGGTTCATGATTACCGCGCTCCTCAAGTTGTTTTTCAAAATGCGGAATTATCTTCTGAAAATTTTAATGTGTATGGTGGATGGTGGCGCGATGAACAAACAGCAAGTTATTACTACAATAATGGTGAACCAAAACATCAAAAATTTTATTCCGAAATAAACAAAAAACCGTTTGACAGACCAATGCACATGCGTCTGGTATCAGAAACCTACCCTTTTCCTTGGATTGAGTTGCCAAATGATGCTGAATTAGCAGATCCAACAAAAAATACCGTTTATTATGATTGGGTACGCGCTTATAAATTGGTAGAGGCTAATATGCCAATTCCGTCTTCTAACAACGAACCGGTTATCCCTCTTTTTAATGAACAAATTCTTTTTCACGTGGCTATTATAAACTTAGTTTCTAAAACAATTTTAAAAATCCCAATACAATATAAGGCCATTGAAGATCGTGAAATACTACTAAAACTATCCGATCCTGAAGGAAAACTAATTAAAGAAACTAAATTCATTGCCTACACTGGTTATGCTAATTTAGAATACGATATGAGAATAGATAAAAAACTTGAACCAAAATCTGGATATTCATTATTGGCTATAATTCGACCATTGAACACTAAAGATCCTGTTGATATTGATTCTAGTACATTGATTATTAATTTAAAAAGCAAATAA
- a CDS encoding sugar kinase, protein MTKIVTFGEILLRLSTERHLRFSQAESYKATYGGGEFNVSVSLANYGLNTEYITRLPNNELGNCALKEMRKLNVGCQNVLLDGDRIGIYFLETGTSTRASNIVYDRENSGMSTLKKGMIDWKEILKDATWFHWSGITPSLSESAAEACVEALEIAKDMGLTISCDLNYRSKLWKYGKHPKEVMPKILQYCNVILGDLDTANFMLGLPQMNPDYQNQESLPVLYDTIFKLIPSLKFMATTLRYSVSASHQRIGGILYDGNTIYDADVQDVTPVVDRVGSGDAFMGGLIYGLNEEPLNKQRALNFAVAACCLKHTIAGDYNLVTLEEVEKLIGGDFTGKVSR, encoded by the coding sequence ATGACAAAAATAGTCACTTTCGGTGAAATTTTACTGCGTCTTTCAACGGAAAGACATTTAAGGTTCTCACAAGCAGAATCGTATAAAGCTACTTATGGCGGTGGAGAATTTAATGTTTCTGTATCTCTGGCAAATTATGGTCTGAATACAGAATATATTACACGATTACCAAATAATGAATTAGGTAATTGTGCACTAAAAGAGATGAGAAAACTTAATGTCGGCTGTCAGAATGTGCTCTTGGATGGTGATCGAATTGGGATTTATTTTCTAGAAACAGGAACTAGTACAAGAGCCAGTAATATTGTTTACGATCGCGAAAATAGTGGAATGTCAACTTTAAAAAAAGGAATGATTGACTGGAAAGAAATTCTAAAAGATGCCACTTGGTTTCACTGGAGTGGCATTACTCCTTCCCTATCTGAAAGTGCCGCTGAGGCTTGTGTTGAGGCTTTGGAAATTGCAAAAGATATGGGCTTAACAATTTCTTGTGATTTAAACTACAGATCAAAACTTTGGAAATATGGTAAACATCCAAAAGAAGTTATGCCTAAAATTCTGCAATATTGCAACGTAATTTTAGGAGATCTAGACACTGCAAATTTCATGCTGGGCCTACCACAAATGAATCCGGATTATCAAAATCAGGAATCACTGCCCGTGCTGTATGATACCATTTTTAAACTAATTCCGTCGTTAAAATTTATGGCAACCACATTGCGCTATTCTGTAAGTGCTTCTCATCAACGTATAGGAGGAATTTTATACGATGGAAATACAATTTATGATGCAGACGTTCAAGATGTAACTCCGGTTGTAGATCGTGTTGGAAGTGGTGATGCTTTTATGGGAGGCTTAATTTATGGATTAAATGAAGAACCACTAAACAAACAAAGAGCCCTTAATTTTGCTGTAGCAGCCTGCTGTCTGAAACATACTATTGCAGGCGACTATAACTTAGTAACACTTGAAGAAGTTGAAAAATTAATTGGAGGTGATTTTACAGGAAAAGTATCAAGATAA
- a CDS encoding bifunctional 4-hydroxy-2-oxoglutarate aldolase/2-dehydro-3-deoxy-phosphogluconate aldolase — protein MAQYTRIEVAQAMKNTGMIPLFFSNDIELSKNILKACYDGGARLLEFTARGDFAHEIFGELTKYAIKELPGMIMGVGSVTDAAAASLYMQLGANFIVTPVLREDIVIVCNRRKVLWSPGCGTLTEITKAEELGCEIVKLFPGDIYGPEFIKGIKGPQPWTSIMPTGGVHPTAENLTSWFNAGVTCVGMGSQLITKEIVANKDFKELTEKVKEVIEIISKLK, from the coding sequence ATGGCACAATATACCCGAATTGAAGTAGCTCAAGCGATGAAAAATACTGGAATGATTCCACTATTTTTCAGTAATGATATCGAATTAAGTAAGAATATTTTAAAAGCGTGTTATGATGGTGGTGCACGTTTGCTGGAATTTACAGCTCGTGGCGATTTTGCGCACGAAATTTTTGGCGAACTTACCAAGTATGCAATTAAAGAATTACCTGGAATGATAATGGGGGTTGGCTCCGTAACCGATGCTGCAGCTGCCTCGTTATACATGCAACTTGGCGCAAATTTTATTGTAACTCCAGTATTACGTGAGGATATTGTAATAGTTTGTAACCGACGCAAAGTTTTATGGTCTCCTGGGTGCGGAACACTTACAGAAATAACAAAAGCAGAAGAATTAGGTTGCGAAATCGTTAAACTTTTTCCGGGCGATATTTATGGACCTGAATTTATAAAAGGAATTAAAGGTCCACAACCTTGGACATCTATTATGCCAACTGGAGGAGTACATCCAACAGCTGAAAATCTGACTTCATGGTTTAACGCTGGAGTAACTTGTGTAGGAATGGGATCCCAATTAATAACTAAAGAGATTGTGGCAAATAAAGATTTTAAGGAATTAACTGAAAAAGTTAAAGAAGTTATTGAAATTATTTCGAAGTTAAAATAA
- a CDS encoding NAD(P)/FAD-dependent oxidoreductase, translating to MSETKKPICVIIGASHGGVNCATAIRKEGWEGDILLFDADPVLPYHRPPLSKAYLTSDDGIDKNVLKSAESYQKEDITLNLGVKVVAIHAKEQTITLEDGTQQSYDQLVLATGARPIVPPIEGLATAQNVFPLRTAAHVASIKKGINASATKRVVVIGGGYIGLETAASLKKLGAQVVVLERESRILARVTAPEMSSFFHELHHQNGVEVLTAKNVSAIENNDASNVVVCTDGSRYPADMIIVGVGILVNKELAEQAGIKIENGIIVNEKAQTSEANIYAIGDCTYHFNPHYNRFIRLESVQNAVDQSKIAAAAICGGASVYDTIPWFWSDQYDLKLQMVGLSQGYTEVVVRKEDKPNSFSVWYFNEDTLLSVDAVNNAKAYVLGTKAIKQKIKIDKWKLFDSTSILKLDTIVAD from the coding sequence ATGTCTGAAACTAAGAAACCAATTTGTGTGATTATAGGAGCGAGCCATGGCGGCGTAAATTGTGCTACGGCTATACGAAAAGAAGGCTGGGAAGGCGACATATTGCTTTTTGATGCCGATCCTGTGTTGCCATACCATCGCCCACCCTTGTCTAAGGCCTATTTGACAAGTGATGATGGTATTGATAAGAATGTTTTAAAATCAGCAGAAAGCTACCAAAAAGAAGACATCACCTTGAATTTGGGGGTAAAGGTGGTCGCAATACATGCAAAAGAGCAAACCATTACTTTGGAAGACGGAACGCAACAGTCTTATGATCAATTGGTTTTGGCTACGGGAGCAAGACCAATTGTACCGCCAATTGAAGGATTAGCAACTGCTCAAAATGTATTTCCTTTGCGTACCGCTGCGCACGTTGCTTCTATCAAAAAGGGCATCAATGCGAGCGCTACCAAACGTGTTGTTGTGATTGGTGGAGGTTATATCGGACTAGAAACGGCTGCTTCCTTAAAAAAATTAGGTGCTCAGGTGGTGGTATTGGAACGTGAATCTCGAATTTTAGCACGAGTGACTGCTCCAGAAATGTCTAGTTTTTTTCATGAGTTGCATCATCAAAATGGGGTAGAAGTGCTTACGGCTAAAAATGTAAGCGCAATTGAAAATAATGACGCTTCAAACGTAGTGGTTTGTACCGATGGTTCTCGTTATCCAGCGGATATGATTATTGTGGGTGTAGGTATTTTGGTAAATAAAGAATTGGCAGAACAAGCAGGAATCAAAATTGAAAATGGGATAATAGTCAATGAAAAGGCGCAAACCAGTGAGGCCAATATTTATGCAATTGGTGATTGTACGTATCATTTTAACCCGCATTACAACCGCTTTATCCGTTTAGAATCGGTTCAAAATGCCGTAGATCAGTCCAAAATCGCGGCTGCTGCAATATGTGGAGGTGCTTCGGTTTACGACACCATTCCATGGTTTTGGTCGGATCAGTACGATCTCAAATTACAAATGGTTGGTCTGTCACAAGGCTATACCGAGGTCGTGGTTAGAAAAGAAGATAAGCCCAATAGTTTTTCAGTTTGGTACTTTAATGAAGATACTTTATTGTCCGTAGATGCGGTTAATAATGCCAAGGCTTATGTATTAGGTACAAAAGCTATTAAGCAGAAAATTAAAATTGATAAATGGAAATTATTTGATAGTACCTCTATTTTAAAGTTAGATACTATTGTAGCGGACTAG
- a CDS encoding 2Fe-2S iron-sulfur cluster-binding protein, whose protein sequence is MAKITFITSDDETITLEGTSGSVMALAVDNGIKGIDGDCGGVCSCATCHVHVLPEHVSKTGTASEIETDMLELDDDADEFSRLCCQLEITEALDGVVLRVAK, encoded by the coding sequence ATGGCAAAAATAACTTTTATCACTAGCGATGATGAAACAATAACTTTAGAAGGAACATCGGGTAGCGTAATGGCACTTGCAGTTGACAATGGTATCAAAGGAATCGATGGTGATTGCGGAGGGGTATGTTCGTGTGCTACTTGTCACGTACATGTTTTACCAGAACATGTTTCAAAAACGGGAACCGCTAGCGAAATTGAAACGGATATGCTAGAATTAGATGATGATGCGGATGAATTCAGCCGTTTGTGTTGTCAATTAGAAATTACCGAAGCGTTGGACGGAGTAGTGCTTCGTGTGGCTAAATAA
- a CDS encoding cytochrome P450: MKNSEFNDPFEEARVNQGFGEMDDQNDPVTMLLRHKDVRKGAHDWKTFQSGAVPGRIVIPSEVNIRTTRQIPFEVDPPQHKDFRAILDPWFKRPLEEEYQAKLKEQISALVDEVLAKDSVDVISEFSLKLQSRALTLLLNTPYEEADLWISWGTHVFRSEGEALDGAKAAILYDYIDGRIDEAIAKNGEDLYSVLLNAVVDGKKLTKEEVKGVMILTFAGGRDTVINAVSNSIAYFAEHPKSLDRLRVEPEIRNKAIEELIRYFAPLTQMGRVAKTDSAVCEHAIKADTRASLCWASANRDATVFENPNEVVLDRKMNPHLSFGFGTHNCLGATHARTIMKIAVEVLTEKVSTMEIVSAEENIEDLGDFKRKVGFHRLQVKFN; encoded by the coding sequence ATGAAAAATAGTGAGTTTAACGATCCATTTGAAGAAGCACGTGTAAACCAAGGTTTTGGAGAAATGGACGATCAAAATGATCCTGTAACCATGCTATTGCGTCACAAAGATGTGCGCAAAGGAGCTCACGACTGGAAAACCTTTCAATCAGGGGCGGTACCAGGTCGTATTGTGATTCCTTCAGAAGTGAACATCAGAACAACACGTCAGATTCCGTTTGAAGTAGATCCGCCGCAACATAAAGACTTTAGAGCTATTTTGGATCCTTGGTTCAAAAGACCTTTAGAGGAAGAATACCAAGCCAAATTAAAAGAGCAAATTAGTGCTTTAGTTGATGAGGTTTTAGCCAAAGATTCGGTAGATGTAATCAGTGAATTTTCATTAAAACTACAGTCAAGAGCCTTGACTTTATTACTAAATACGCCTTATGAAGAAGCTGACTTATGGATTTCATGGGGAACTCACGTTTTTCGTAGTGAAGGAGAAGCCTTAGATGGTGCTAAAGCGGCTATTTTGTATGATTATATCGATGGCCGAATTGATGAAGCCATTGCCAAGAATGGAGAAGATTTGTATTCAGTATTACTGAATGCTGTAGTTGATGGCAAAAAATTAACAAAAGAAGAAGTGAAAGGCGTGATGATTTTGACGTTTGCAGGTGGCCGTGATACGGTAATCAATGCGGTGTCAAATTCCATTGCTTATTTTGCAGAGCACCCAAAGTCATTAGATCGTTTGCGTGTAGAACCCGAAATAAGAAACAAAGCTATTGAAGAGTTGATTCGCTATTTTGCGCCATTAACTCAGATGGGAAGAGTAGCCAAAACTGATTCTGCTGTTTGTGAACATGCTATAAAAGCAGATACAAGAGCTTCTTTGTGTTGGGCGTCTGCAAATCGAGATGCCACTGTTTTTGAAAATCCAAATGAAGTGGTTTTAGATCGTAAAATGAACCCGCATTTGAGCTTCGGATTCGGGACACACAACTGTTTGGGAGCAACCCACGCTCGTACAATTATGAAAATAGCGGTGGAAGTATTAACGGAAAAAGTGAGCACTATGGAAATTGTGAGTGCCGAAGAAAATATCGAAGATTTAGGTGATTTCAAACGTAAAGTTGGCTTTCACCGCTTACAAGTAAAATTTAATTAA
- a CDS encoding alpha/beta hydrolase, producing the protein MMSKFRTTEISNPEFESNNLRFITVRTPNLNGRGDICVFVPPFEDLKDLPIVTLMHGVYGSAWIWAHKAGVHFTALKMMEEGLIKPMVIAMPSDGLWGDGSAYLPHNNAHYEKWIVEDVIDAVRENIDCTSEKSKLFISGLSMGGYGALRLGAKFPERYQAITGHSSMTNKNQMHLFVEENESNFNQFDPINEDVLSLIIKNKKQLPPIRFDCGKEDLLIEYNRNLHKGLTDANINHQYQEFEGAHEWPYWQEHIKDSLLFFNGF; encoded by the coding sequence ATGATGTCAAAATTTAGAACAACCGAAATATCCAATCCAGAATTTGAGAGCAATAACCTTCGATTCATTACGGTTAGAACCCCTAATCTGAATGGGCGAGGTGACATCTGTGTTTTTGTACCGCCTTTTGAAGATTTAAAAGACCTTCCTATTGTAACGCTAATGCATGGGGTGTATGGTAGTGCTTGGATTTGGGCGCACAAAGCAGGAGTACATTTTACAGCTTTAAAAATGATGGAAGAAGGATTGATAAAACCGATGGTAATTGCGATGCCTTCGGATGGATTATGGGGAGACGGTTCGGCATATTTACCGCACAACAATGCCCATTATGAAAAATGGATTGTCGAAGATGTGATTGATGCCGTGAGAGAAAACATCGATTGCACCAGCGAAAAATCCAAATTGTTTATCTCGGGGCTTTCGATGGGCGGGTATGGCGCTTTGCGTTTGGGAGCCAAATTTCCAGAGCGTTACCAAGCCATTACGGGACATTCTTCGATGACCAATAAAAATCAAATGCATCTTTTTGTTGAAGAAAACGAGAGCAATTTCAATCAATTTGACCCCATTAACGAAGACGTTTTAAGTTTGATTATAAAAAATAAAAAGCAATTGCCACCCATACGTTTTGATTGTGGCAAAGAGGATTTACTCATCGAATACAATCGGAATCTGCATAAAGGTTTAACAGATGCCAATATAAACCATCAATACCAAGAATTTGAAGGCGCACACGAATGGCCATACTGGCAAGAACACATCAAAGACAGTTTGTTGTTTTTTAATGGGTTCTAA
- a CDS encoding Zn-dependent alcohol dehydrogenase, with amino-acid sequence MSINCKAAIAKGDGTFSIETITVNDPQGDEVIVAIKAAGLCHTDYDSLNWGKPIVMGHEGAGIVTAVGTNVKSVQVGDAVILNWATPCGKCFQCEHENEHICENNSPVVAGGNGYTPGHAHLEGTTLNGVPIIRSFNIGTLAEYTLVKESAVVKNPIQNMSFSAASIVSCGVMTGFGSAVNTAQVTENSSAVVLGTGGVGLNVIQGLKVSKACKIIAIDINQERLNMAVEFGATHTILADKNDKGLLQAAQKVKEMTAGRGADYAFECTAIPALGAAPLAMVRNAGTAVQVSGIEQEVLIDMALFEWDKKYINPLYGKCNPQKDFPKIIEHYRKGEIKLDEMITKTYPLEELQQALDDMLAGKNAKGVITF; translated from the coding sequence ATGAGCATCAATTGTAAAGCAGCTATTGCAAAAGGAGATGGAACATTTTCTATAGAGACCATTACAGTAAATGATCCGCAAGGGGATGAGGTGATAGTAGCCATTAAAGCGGCAGGTTTGTGTCATACCGATTATGACTCCTTAAATTGGGGAAAACCAATTGTAATGGGGCATGAAGGAGCAGGAATTGTTACTGCAGTTGGGACAAATGTAAAAAGTGTACAAGTAGGTGATGCAGTGATTTTGAATTGGGCAACTCCTTGTGGAAAATGCTTTCAATGCGAGCATGAGAATGAACACATTTGCGAAAATAATTCGCCTGTAGTAGCAGGAGGAAATGGGTACACCCCCGGACATGCCCATTTGGAAGGAACAACTCTGAATGGAGTGCCAATCATTCGCTCCTTTAATATAGGAACGCTTGCTGAATATACTCTGGTAAAAGAATCGGCAGTAGTTAAAAATCCAATTCAAAACATGTCTTTTTCGGCAGCAAGTATCGTAAGTTGTGGCGTTATGACGGGTTTTGGATCTGCTGTAAATACGGCTCAGGTTACCGAAAATTCATCAGCTGTTGTGCTTGGAACAGGAGGAGTTGGTTTGAATGTAATTCAAGGATTAAAAGTGTCGAAAGCTTGTAAAATCATTGCGATTGATATCAATCAAGAGCGATTGAATATGGCGGTTGAATTTGGTGCGACTCATACCATTTTGGCCGATAAGAATGACAAAGGACTGTTACAAGCGGCTCAAAAGGTAAAAGAAATGACAGCTGGTCGTGGTGCCGATTACGCTTTTGAGTGTACTGCAATTCCAGCTTTGGGCGCTGCACCGTTGGCAATGGTTCGAAATGCTGGCACTGCTGTTCAAGTTAGCGGAATCGAACAAGAGGTTTTGATTGATATGGCCTTATTCGAATGGGATAAAAAATACATCAATCCGTTGTACGGAAAATGCAATCCGCAAAAAGATTTCCCTAAAATTATCGAACATTATCGAAAAGGAGAAATCAAATTAGACGAGATGATTACTAAAACGTATCCTCTGGAAGAATTGCAACAAGCCTTAGACGATATGTTGGCTGGAAAAAATGCAAAAGGTGTAATTACTTTTTAA
- a CDS encoding AraC family transcriptional regulator, whose protein sequence is MKALFEKVPSSVESSFNAFVYEAENFETPWHFHPEYELTYIVKGEGTRFVGNSVQEFKKRDFVLLGTNLPHYWKNHDNLKGGVQSIVLQWDDSVLGENWLEKKEFHSIKRILSDASKGLSFRTIENDVILERLQKIITQKPLEKLLALLLLLEELSKIKEVETLSSDGFVPNLNSKANDRINLIYNYIQENYNQKIRLNEIADLVHMNEETFCRFFKKNLGKSFFTFVNEYRINLICKQLIETKKQVSEIAYECGYESLPFFYRQFQKFMKCSPLVFRKKYHLEDVGTTIEI, encoded by the coding sequence ATGAAAGCACTATTTGAAAAAGTACCCTCTTCGGTAGAAAGTTCTTTTAACGCATTTGTATATGAGGCTGAAAATTTTGAAACACCTTGGCATTTTCATCCTGAATATGAACTTACTTATATTGTAAAAGGAGAAGGTACCCGTTTTGTTGGTAATAGCGTTCAGGAGTTTAAAAAAAGGGATTTTGTATTGTTAGGTACAAATTTGCCGCATTATTGGAAAAATCATGATAACCTAAAAGGCGGAGTTCAATCGATTGTATTGCAATGGGACGATAGCGTTTTGGGCGAAAATTGGTTGGAGAAAAAAGAATTTCATTCTATAAAAAGGATATTATCAGATGCTTCAAAAGGACTCTCTTTCCGCACTATTGAAAACGATGTGATTCTCGAGCGGCTGCAAAAAATCATTACCCAAAAACCACTAGAAAAACTACTTGCCTTACTTCTACTTTTAGAAGAACTAAGCAAAATAAAAGAGGTGGAAACCCTTAGTTCAGACGGTTTTGTACCTAATCTAAACAGTAAAGCAAATGACCGAATAAATCTGATTTATAATTATATACAAGAAAATTACAATCAGAAAATTCGTCTGAATGAAATTGCCGATTTAGTGCACATGAATGAAGAAACCTTTTGTCGCTTTTTCAAAAAAAACTTAGGAAAGTCATTTTTCACTTTCGTGAATGAGTACCGCATCAATTTAATTTGCAAACAACTAATTGAAACCAAAAAACAGGTAAGCGAAATTGCCTATGAATGTGGGTATGAAAGTTTGCCTTTTTTTTATCGTCAGTTTCAAAAATTCATGAAATGCTCGCCTTTAGTATTTAGAAAAAAATACCATCTAGAGGATGTCGGCACTACTATTGAAATATAG